In Thamnophis elegans isolate rThaEle1 chromosome 4, rThaEle1.pri, whole genome shotgun sequence, the following proteins share a genomic window:
- the RSKR gene encoding ribosomal protein S6 kinase-related protein has translation MGAAGSNPAAEPPQRGFPTKLRGHGTGPLPDALWARSWKRLLSHLGGTLLGLEQALSPRSPPKRELGQGDEKTPDAAGAEWPTAPHASLFLPEFPVQPPLRQQQLKILGFLSKGTFGTVLKVLDSSQAKVFALKVLPKAEVLRRDSVRQCKEEVNIQREVHHPFLHCLGDSWQGKHHLFIMCSYCRSGDLFTLWKTAGPLGEGAIRLFATELVLVLAYLHNQGIVHRDIKMENILLDEQGHLKLADFGLSRHLLWGSRAFTICGTLQYMAPEVLRGGPYAHPADWWSLGVLLFAMATGQFPVPPERDHLAMLRSVKQSAYTIPAGLSWGLRLLLSELLCQDPQRRPCRLPHFRAHLFFRGMSFDADTLRKQVADFALGWQPLQSPPVDPAAFLEFDCDLGGP, from the exons ATGGGGGCCGCCGGCAGCAACCCCGCCGCGGAGCCTCCCCAACGGGGCTTCCCCACGAAGTTGCGG GGCCACGGCACAGGACCTCTGCCGGATGCTCTGTGGGCGCGGAGCTGGAAACGCCTcctctcccacctgggtgggacTCTGCTGGGCCTGGAGCAGGCCTTGTCGCCCCGAAGCCCCCCGAAGAGAGAGCTGGGGCAGGGGGATGAGAAGACCCCCGATGCGGCGGGGGCCGAGTGGCCAACGGCTCCCCACGCCTCCCTCTTCCTGCCCGAGTTTCCTGTCCAGCCTCCACTGCGGCAGCAGCAACTCAAG ATTCTGGGCTTCCTGTCCAAGGGCACCTTTGGGACCGTCCTCAAAGTGCTGGACAGCTCTCAAGCGAAGGTCTTTGCGCTGAAG GTGTTGCCCAAAGCGGAGGTCCTTCGCAGGGACAGCGTCAGGCAGTGCAAAGAGGAGGTCAACATCCAG aGGGAGGTCCACCACCCGTTCCTCCACTGTTTAGGAGACAGCTGGCAGGGAAAGCATCATCTCTTCATTA TGTGCAGCTACTGCCGCTCCGGGGATCTCTTCACGCTGTGGAAGACGGCCGGGCCCTTGGGCGAAGGGGCCATCCGGCTCTTTGCCACGGAGCTGGTGCTGGTGTTGG CCTACCTTCACAACCAGGGGATTGTGCACCGGGACATCAAG ATGGAAAACATCCTTTTGGATGAACAAG GTCACCTGAAGCTGGCCGATTTCGGCCTCTCCCGGCACCTACTCTGGGGCAGCCGAGCCTTCACCATCTGTGGGACCCTCCAGTACATGG CCCCAGAAGTGCTGAGAGGCGGCCCCTACGCCCACCCCGCCGACTGGTGGTCCCTGGGGGTCCTGCTGTTTGCGATGGCCACTGGGCAG TTCCCTGTCCCCCCGGAGAGGGACCACCTGGCAATGCTGCGGAGCGTGAAGCAGAGCGCGTACACCATCCCGGCCGGGCTCAGCTGGGGCCTCCGTCTCCTGCTCAGCGAG CTCCTGTGCCAGGACCCTCAACGCCGGCCCTGCCGCCTTCCCCACTTCCGCGCCCACCTCTTCTTCCGTGGCATGAGCTTCGATGCCGACACCCTCAGGAAGCAAGTGGCAGATTTCGCCCTGGGCTGGCAGCCCCTGCAGAGCCCCCCCGTGGACCCAGCTGCCTTCTTGGAATTCGACTGTGATCTGGGGGGGCCCTGA